One window from the genome of Candidatus Chlorohelix allophototropha encodes:
- a CDS encoding histidine kinase, which translates to MEQIPLWAMLLAQVVITALVGFIVALLVIRRNKTFGQGREEATFQTLHLAHRTLPFLRQGLNKTTAEKTAEIIYRYMQAEAISISNGDEILSYIGVGHNHHSQSTAHNLQVNREVLKTGRTRVAHGKSDIGCKFPLWDCQLISSVSAPLKIQKNTVGVLTLLYSDNPSLTAGKIKIATGLAQLMSTQMELSELDRKTERLAKAELQALQSQISPHFVYNTLNTIASFIRTRPETARELIVQFAEFTRRTFKKHGEYSTFAEELEYVHQYLSFEKARFGDRLTVVYRVDPEVLPTVVPVLILQPLVENAVRHGIGKKVGPGKVIVSAEDHGAECIISVIDDGIGMTQEELREAIKRRTGINYGVGLSNVNERVKSIYGLENALQIETKPGEGTKITFRVPKYKSGIVVS; encoded by the coding sequence ATGGAGCAAATTCCACTTTGGGCGATGTTATTAGCCCAAGTAGTTATAACCGCATTGGTGGGTTTTATAGTTGCGCTACTGGTGATAAGACGCAACAAAACTTTCGGGCAGGGGCGCGAGGAAGCCACTTTCCAGACACTTCATCTTGCCCACCGCACGTTACCTTTCTTGCGGCAAGGTTTGAATAAAACTACTGCCGAGAAAACGGCTGAAATTATCTACCGCTATATGCAAGCGGAAGCCATCTCTATTAGCAACGGAGACGAAATTCTCAGTTACATTGGGGTGGGGCATAACCATCACTCGCAAAGTACCGCCCATAACTTGCAAGTGAATCGGGAAGTGCTAAAAACCGGACGCACCCGGGTAGCTCATGGTAAAAGTGACATCGGTTGTAAATTCCCGCTGTGGGATTGCCAACTAATCTCATCGGTCAGCGCGCCGCTTAAAATCCAGAAGAACACCGTAGGCGTTTTAACGCTTTTATACAGCGATAACCCTAGCCTGACTGCCGGGAAAATTAAAATTGCCACCGGTTTGGCACAACTTATGAGTACCCAGATGGAATTGAGTGAGCTTGATCGTAAAACCGAACGGCTCGCCAAAGCCGAATTGCAGGCTTTGCAAAGTCAGATTTCCCCTCACTTTGTATACAATACGCTTAATACCATCGCCTCTTTCATTCGCACGCGCCCTGAAACCGCCCGCGAGTTAATCGTGCAGTTTGCCGAATTCACCCGCCGCACCTTCAAAAAACATGGTGAGTACAGCACTTTTGCCGAAGAGCTTGAATATGTGCACCAATATCTCAGCTTTGAGAAAGCGCGCTTTGGTGATAGGCTTACGGTGGTTTACCGGGTTGACCCAGAGGTGTTGCCTACGGTTGTTCCGGTGCTAATCCTACAACCGTTGGTAGAAAATGCGGTGCGGCATGGTATTGGCAAGAAAGTCGGTCCCGGCAAGGTAATTGTCTCTGCCGAAGATCATGGCGCAGAATGTATTATCAGTGTAATCGATGATGGTATAGGAATGACCCAGGAAGAGTTGAGAGAGGCTATCAAGCGGCGTACTGGTATTAATTACGGTGTAGGGTTGAGCAATGTTAACGAGCGCGTGAAAAGTATTTACGGCTTGGAGAATGCGCTGCAAATTGAGACGAAACCGGGCGAAGGAACGAAAATAACTTTCCGTGTACCCAAATATAAATCAGGAATTGTGGTTTCATGA
- a CDS encoding glycosyltransferase family 4 protein, whose protein sequence is MSNRKKLNIALLAPLVSPIAQPFIGGAQAMLHDMALELARRGHKVTLFAAPGSKIEATNPVDAALARQVTLAEVPVKPGELIPADFSKADGYRESDEAFFRQSELFLQTYLRINRAVPTFDIAHAMAYDLPAFAFAPLSGVPTVHTLHIGALDARINSILRTTYLETGKSRATTVSKACAATYAPYFEIDRVIYNAIDTAAIPFGEKGEGFLLFAGRITPEKGPDLAIEIARMAGKKLVLAGGIYDSGFYESKIRPQLEADSNLQYVGQLHRADLFALMSRADGLLFTSRWEEPFGLVMAESMAAGTPVITWRRGAAPEIITHVKTGFLLPYEDMVAAAAVVPNLEEIDRATCRRHIEDNFSWARIIEEYEDYYYSML, encoded by the coding sequence ATGAGTAATAGAAAAAAGCTAAACATCGCGTTGCTCGCTCCGTTGGTTTCCCCCATTGCTCAACCCTTTATTGGGGGAGCGCAAGCCATGCTGCATGATATGGCGCTGGAGTTAGCGCGGCGTGGTCATAAGGTTACGCTTTTTGCTGCTCCCGGTTCTAAAATAGAAGCAACCAACCCTGTAGATGCTGCTTTAGCTCGGCAAGTTACATTGGCAGAAGTGCCGGTTAAACCGGGTGAACTCATCCCTGCCGATTTCAGTAAAGCGGACGGCTACCGTGAAAGTGACGAAGCTTTCTTTCGGCAGAGTGAGCTTTTCCTGCAAACCTACTTGCGGATAAATCGGGCTGTCCCTACTTTTGATATAGCTCACGCGATGGCTTACGATTTGCCCGCCTTTGCTTTCGCCCCTCTTTCCGGCGTGCCTACCGTTCATACCTTACATATCGGTGCGCTAGATGCGCGTATAAACTCTATCTTGCGCACCACCTATCTTGAAACGGGAAAAAGTCGCGCTACCACCGTTTCAAAAGCTTGCGCCGCTACTTACGCCCCTTATTTTGAAATAGACCGGGTGATTTATAACGCGATTGACACCGCTGCCATTCCTTTTGGGGAGAAGGGCGAGGGCTTTTTGCTTTTTGCCGGGCGTATCACCCCTGAAAAAGGTCCCGACCTTGCTATTGAAATCGCGCGTATGGCAGGAAAAAAGCTGGTGTTGGCAGGTGGCATTTACGATTCTGGCTTTTATGAAAGCAAGATTCGTCCTCAACTTGAGGCAGACTCGAACCTGCAATATGTGGGGCAGTTGCATCGTGCTGACCTTTTTGCTTTGATGAGTCGCGCCGATGGGCTGTTGTTCACCAGCCGTTGGGAAGAACCTTTTGGGCTGGTAATGGCGGAAAGCATGGCGGCGGGTACTCCGGTTATCACTTGGCGGCGTGGGGCGGCTCCTGAAATAATAACGCATGTCAAAACCGGATTTTTGTTACCCTACGAAGATATGGTAGCAGCGGCAGCGGTAGTGCCTAATTTAGAGGAAATTGACCGGGCAACCTGCCGCCGTCACATCGAGGATAACTTTAGCTGGGCGCGTATTATCGAGGAGTATGAAGATTATTATTATTCGATGCTCTAA
- a CDS encoding HD domain-containing protein encodes MNLAELLVQSGVVVEKAAQIAGEVGNRYSEADRYYHTLEHIVATLSVIESLQDKAQNPVALKLAAWFHDVIYDAKAKDNEEQSAAYMRKVLGAAGVALAIIEQTERLILATKTHQANDTDTDCQILLDADLSILGSPAEEYETYRHKIRLEYAWVTEEQYQTGRIQVLEKFLQRARLYYTHPMYERYEVQARTNLRKEIQSLSGKL; translated from the coding sequence ATGAATCTTGCTGAGCTATTGGTACAAAGCGGCGTTGTAGTCGAAAAAGCCGCTCAAATAGCAGGTGAGGTGGGGAATCGTTATTCGGAAGCAGACAGATATTATCATACGCTAGAGCATATTGTCGCTACGCTTAGCGTAATTGAGAGTTTGCAAGACAAGGCGCAAAACCCTGTGGCGTTGAAGTTGGCTGCATGGTTCCACGATGTCATCTACGACGCGAAAGCGAAGGACAACGAGGAGCAAAGCGCCGCCTATATGCGCAAAGTATTAGGCGCGGCAGGTGTAGCCTTAGCAATAATAGAACAAACCGAGCGATTAATTTTAGCCACCAAAACGCATCAAGCCAACGACACCGACACCGACTGCCAGATTCTTCTAGATGCCGACCTATCTATTCTGGGTAGCCCTGCCGAAGAATACGAAACCTACCGTCATAAAATCAGGCTGGAATACGCATGGGTTACCGAAGAACAATACCAAACAGGACGCATACAAGTGCTGGAAAAATTTCTGCAAAGAGCGCGCCTGTACTATACACACCCTATGTATGAACGATATGAAGTGCAAGCGCGGACTAACCTCCGAAAAGAAATCCAGTCTTTAAGCGGTAAGTTATAA
- a CDS encoding 6-carboxytetrahydropterin synthase, producing the protein MAVVYLTRRANFSSAHRLHSPELSAEENRIIFGKCNNPNGHGHNYTLEVTVRGEINPVTGMVLNLTELKKAMEEAVIDEVDHKHLNLDVPIFREINPTAENMVVVFWKLLEQRLKGGILHEVKLWETENNVAVYRGE; encoded by the coding sequence ATGGCAGTTGTATATCTGACGCGACGCGCCAATTTCAGTAGCGCCCATCGCCTCCATAGCCCGGAACTGAGCGCAGAAGAAAACCGCATTATCTTCGGTAAATGTAATAACCCCAACGGACATGGGCATAACTATACGCTGGAAGTTACAGTGCGAGGTGAAATAAACCCTGTTACCGGGATGGTACTAAATCTGACTGAACTCAAGAAAGCGATGGAAGAAGCGGTGATCGATGAGGTTGACCACAAGCACTTGAATCTGGATGTACCGATTTTCCGTGAGATTAATCCAACCGCCGAAAACATGGTGGTGGTATTCTGGAAATTACTAGAACAACGTCTCAAAGGTGGTATTTTACATGAGGTCAAGCTCTGGGAAACTGAAAACAATGTGGCGGTGTATCGCGGGGAATAA
- a CDS encoding flavin reductase family protein, producing the protein MSFTSIDFRRTMGHFATGINVVTTVLDGTYYGITVNAFCSVSLEPPQALICIDKTTYTHEVLKKSKVFAVSMLSGEQQYLSERFAQHDSTGGKTFDDLNLRALETGSPVFEKALAYLDCKIVAEYEGGDHTIFLGEVLALGYSEAQNPAPLLYYCSEYRILDEK; encoded by the coding sequence ATGTCCTTTACCTCAATAGATTTCCGCCGCACTATGGGTCACTTTGCCACTGGTATAAATGTTGTGACCACTGTTCTAGACGGCACATATTATGGTATTACCGTTAACGCTTTTTGTTCGGTTTCGCTGGAACCACCACAAGCGTTGATTTGTATAGATAAAACCACTTATACTCACGAAGTTCTTAAAAAAAGTAAGGTTTTTGCGGTAAGTATGCTTTCTGGTGAGCAGCAATACCTGTCAGAACGTTTTGCACAGCACGATTCCACAGGCGGCAAAACCTTTGATGATCTAAATTTGCGAGCGTTGGAAACCGGTTCTCCGGTTTTCGAAAAGGCATTGGCTTATTTGGATTGCAAGATTGTAGCTGAGTACGAGGGGGGCGACCACACTATTTTTCTGGGCGAAGTGCTAGCATTGGGTTATAGTGAGGCGCAAAATCCCGCTCCTCTTTTATACTACTGCTCTGAATACCGCATCTTGGACGAGAAATAA
- a CDS encoding ATP-dependent Clp protease adaptor ClpS gives MKQVAQMGSKTVPEIDEALLRKLLPPYKVILHNDDHHSMDYVVKALVKSVPQLKKQAAVKIMMTAHEKGTAVVTVCPKEPAELYQARLLSFGLTCTIERDE, from the coding sequence ATGAAACAAGTAGCACAAATGGGTTCAAAAACTGTCCCCGAAATAGATGAAGCTTTGTTGCGGAAGCTTCTACCGCCCTACAAAGTAATTTTGCACAATGATGACCACCACAGCATGGATTATGTGGTCAAAGCCTTGGTCAAATCGGTGCCACAATTAAAAAAACAAGCCGCAGTCAAAATTATGATGACGGCGCACGAGAAAGGCACGGCAGTGGTCACAGTATGCCCAAAAGAGCCAGCCGAGTTGTACCAAGCGCGTTTGCTCAGTTTCGGGCTAACCTGCACTATCGAGCGAGATGAATAA
- a CDS encoding SDR family NAD(P)-dependent oxidoreductase, whose translation MGESLKGKVAIITGGGRGIGAATARLFAREGAQVVIASRTQHELQGIIAQIEDESGKGKALAVVADVSREEEVQQLFGECLATFGTLDILVNNAAVIEKRDFIDFDAETWDSIMAVNIRGSFLCSREAFRQIEKAGRGGCIVNLSSLSGVRGPEKFPGMSSYVVSKYAVTGLTESLAVEGKPLGIRVNCVAPGAVETAMLRKAAPFLKTSTTPEDVARTILFLADESQTRHMTGALIEIFSNE comes from the coding sequence TTGGGGGAATCATTAAAAGGTAAGGTTGCCATAATTACCGGAGGTGGGCGCGGGATAGGTGCAGCAACCGCCCGTCTTTTTGCCAGAGAAGGGGCGCAAGTGGTAATTGCCAGCCGCACCCAGCACGAATTGCAGGGAATTATCGCACAGATAGAGGACGAGAGCGGAAAGGGCAAAGCGTTAGCGGTAGTGGCAGACGTAAGTCGAGAAGAAGAGGTGCAACAACTCTTTGGAGAATGCCTCGCTACCTTTGGAACACTAGATATATTGGTAAATAACGCCGCAGTAATCGAGAAGCGCGATTTTATAGATTTTGACGCTGAAACATGGGATAGCATAATGGCGGTAAACATACGCGGATCGTTTCTGTGTAGCCGTGAGGCTTTCCGGCAAATAGAAAAGGCGGGTCGGGGCGGCTGTATCGTGAACCTCAGTTCGTTATCGGGAGTGCGAGGACCTGAGAAATTCCCCGGCATGAGCAGCTATGTGGTCAGCAAATATGCTGTAACGGGCTTAACCGAGAGTCTTGCAGTGGAAGGTAAACCGCTGGGAATACGGGTGAATTGTGTTGCGCCCGGCGCAGTGGAAACAGCCATGTTGAGAAAAGCCGCACCCTTCTTGAAAACTAGCACCACCCCAGAAGATGTAGCGCGAACCATTCTATTTCTCGCCGATGAGAGTCAAACGCGCCACATGACCGGAGCATTAATTGAGATATTCAGTAACGAGTAA
- the proC gene encoding pyrroline-5-carboxylate reductase, with protein sequence MSESNSVLEGKKLAFVGSGVMAESMISGVLEKKLILPQHIFASHPRTKRAEELQAQLGVCASTSNREAAQAADIVVICVKPQRLRAVFHELAGVVTSSQLVISIVAGANSSSIAQQLRHAAVVRVMPNTPAQIGHGISVWTCTPEVNEEQRVQVRAILSALGKELFFEEEKFVDMATAISGSGPAYVFLVMEALIDAAVHLGFSRQDARELVTETLLGSVLFAQESHRHPAELRNMVTSPAGTSAEALYQLEKGGLRTILSKAVHAAYQKTATLSDIINKG encoded by the coding sequence TTGAGTGAATCCAATTCGGTATTGGAAGGCAAAAAGCTGGCTTTTGTCGGTAGTGGTGTCATGGCAGAGTCGATGATCAGCGGTGTGTTGGAGAAAAAGTTGATACTGCCTCAGCATATATTTGCCAGCCACCCACGTACCAAACGCGCCGAGGAATTGCAAGCGCAATTAGGCGTGTGTGCCTCTACTTCTAACCGCGAAGCCGCCCAAGCCGCCGATATCGTTGTTATCTGTGTGAAGCCCCAACGTTTGCGCGCAGTTTTTCATGAACTGGCGGGAGTGGTGACGAGTTCCCAATTGGTAATTTCTATCGTAGCGGGCGCAAATTCCAGTTCAATTGCGCAGCAACTCCGACATGCAGCGGTGGTACGGGTCATGCCCAATACTCCGGCGCAGATCGGTCATGGCATTTCCGTTTGGACTTGTACCCCGGAAGTAAATGAAGAGCAAAGGGTACAGGTTCGCGCTATCTTGAGCGCGTTAGGCAAAGAACTATTCTTTGAAGAAGAAAAATTCGTAGATATGGCGACCGCTATCAGCGGTAGCGGTCCAGCCTATGTATTTCTGGTGATGGAAGCTTTGATTGATGCGGCGGTTCATTTGGGTTTTTCCCGCCAAGATGCGCGTGAGTTGGTTACTGAAACCTTGCTTGGTTCGGTACTGTTCGCGCAAGAATCGCATCGCCATCCCGCTGAACTGCGCAATATGGTAACATCGCCTGCCGGAACCAGCGCCGAGGCGTTATACCAACTTGAAAAAGGTGGCTTGCGAACTATTCTTTCTAAAGCGGTTCATGCCGCCTATCAAAAGACGGCGACGCTGAGCGATATTATCAACAAGGGCTGA
- a CDS encoding LytR/AlgR family response regulator transcription factor — protein sequence MTQITQNIPSTKPGFRALVVDDERPALEELSYMLDQSGYCSRIDTTSEVLEALKFLKEKKYDLIFVDVQMPGLTGLELVHVLRQFASPPKVVFVTAFDDYAVQAFELDAVDYLLKPFSKERLEQALQRAARRPGDSATIESEDETYSRRKVDAQPGEKLLDKLPVDKEGKTILIDLADIRFAVARGDYVYIKTLEQEYLTRYSISELERRLPSPPFLRTHRAFLVNLKNVIEIYPFFNGAYVLKVNDRENSEVQVSRGNAKNLRALLGM from the coding sequence ATGACGCAGATTACACAGAATATACCTTCCACCAAGCCGGGTTTTCGCGCACTGGTGGTAGATGATGAGCGTCCTGCTCTGGAAGAATTGAGCTATATGCTGGATCAGAGCGGTTACTGCTCTAGGATAGATACTACCAGTGAAGTGCTAGAGGCTTTAAAATTTCTCAAAGAGAAGAAATACGACCTGATTTTTGTTGATGTGCAAATGCCGGGCTTAACCGGACTGGAATTGGTACATGTGTTGCGCCAGTTTGCTTCACCGCCCAAAGTGGTTTTCGTTACCGCCTTTGACGATTATGCCGTACAAGCTTTTGAACTGGATGCGGTTGATTACTTGCTCAAACCCTTTTCCAAAGAACGGTTAGAACAGGCTTTGCAACGTGCTGCACGACGACCCGGCGATTCCGCTACGATCGAAAGTGAGGACGAGACTTACTCACGCAGGAAAGTTGATGCTCAACCCGGCGAGAAATTGTTGGATAAACTTCCTGTTGACAAAGAAGGCAAAACCATTCTGATTGACCTTGCCGATATTCGCTTTGCGGTGGCACGGGGCGATTATGTTTATATCAAAACGCTTGAGCAGGAGTATCTGACCCGTTATTCAATCTCGGAATTGGAAAGACGCTTGCCTTCACCTCCATTTTTGCGCACACATCGGGCTTTTCTGGTAAATTTAAAGAACGTCATCGAAATTTACCCCTTTTTTAACGGCGCTTATGTGCTTAAGGTGAACGACCGCGAGAACAGTGAAGTTCAGGTAAGCAGAGGCAATGCCAAGAACCTGCGCGCTTTATTAGGAATGTAG
- a CDS encoding BadF/BadG/BcrA/BcrD ATPase family protein, translating to MGTSYYIGIEAGSRTIALLADNEGNIVGRGAATMSTYSIVGQDRCSQTIWSALFAAFGVAGINARDLLTSGLPLPEVEAIAIGMPGIEKPKEESTIRRILQEYNFTDNIKVTSDAHIALLAGSESGYGVAVLAGESGLAFAMGENGSRARAGGWGFLLGEEGSAYWVGVEAVKAVLAAADGRAPETALTETVALEWKISAKRPDSLSQQFYRHAAALGTGGNKAQMEDTLDNFRRQVGSLSPLVERAAVKGDAVAISILERAADHLESAARAALTRVGMGAETNALQLAKQVLQVTTVSEKAPLVYTGSLLLSNPGELRRRLTERLEPLCAEPVLVSEPAEGAVRLAMES from the coding sequence ATGGGAACAAGTTATTACATCGGGATAGAAGCGGGCAGCCGCACTATCGCCCTGTTAGCAGATAATGAAGGAAACATCGTGGGACGTGGAGCGGCTACCATGTCTACTTACTCGATTGTAGGGCAAGATCGTTGCAGCCAGACTATCTGGAGTGCGCTGTTCGCCGCTTTTGGTGTAGCCGGAATTAATGCTCGCGACCTATTGACCAGCGGTTTGCCCCTCCCCGAAGTGGAAGCAATCGCGATAGGCATGCCCGGCATAGAGAAGCCCAAAGAGGAATCGACAATACGCCGTATTCTGCAAGAATACAATTTCACCGATAATATTAAAGTAACCTCAGATGCGCACATAGCGTTATTGGCAGGCTCGGAAAGCGGCTATGGCGTTGCCGTACTAGCGGGTGAGAGCGGTTTGGCATTTGCAATGGGCGAGAACGGCAGCAGAGCAAGGGCAGGCGGTTGGGGCTTTTTGTTAGGAGAAGAAGGCAGCGCCTACTGGGTTGGAGTCGAAGCGGTAAAAGCGGTGCTGGCAGCGGCAGACGGGCGCGCACCTGAAACAGCTTTAACCGAAACGGTCGCGCTGGAATGGAAAATCTCAGCTAAACGCCCCGACTCGTTATCGCAGCAATTCTATCGCCACGCCGCCGCGCTAGGCACCGGAGGCAACAAGGCGCAAATGGAAGATACGCTGGATAACTTCCGGCGGCAGGTGGGTTCGCTCAGCCCCTTAGTGGAACGCGCTGCCGTCAAAGGCGATGCGGTAGCTATTTCGATACTAGAGCGTGCAGCCGACCATCTCGAATCTGCGGCACGCGCTGCCCTAACTCGGGTTGGGATGGGTGCTGAAACAAATGCTCTCCAACTTGCCAAGCAGGTGCTACAGGTAACTACTGTAAGCGAAAAAGCCCCATTAGTGTACACAGGCTCTTTGTTATTGAGCAATCCGGGCGAGTTACGTCGTCGCCTTACCGAACGTCTAGAACCTCTTTGCGCCGAACCGGTGCTGGTTTCCGAACCCGCAGAAGGGGCAGTACGCCTAGCAATGGAGTCGTAA
- a CDS encoding SDR family oxidoreductase: MGYDYKGKVVVVTGGSGALGGAVVQAYAEAGAQVLVANRSIPNNSGSIENVTYFKLDVLNEESVRHFFDEVTQKYGVPDALVNVVGGYKAGDPVSKLTLADLQEQFDLNLKSAFLITKYAVQTMEQKGGSIVHASSRAAVDRGKNSFAYSMSKQGVLRLVEATAAELKGKSLTINAIMPSIIDTPANRSAMPEADTTKWPKPEQIARVVMFLTSPDAELINGAAIPVYGKA; encoded by the coding sequence ATGGGCTATGATTATAAAGGCAAGGTAGTAGTTGTAACAGGTGGAAGCGGAGCATTGGGAGGGGCAGTGGTGCAGGCATATGCCGAAGCGGGGGCGCAGGTGTTGGTAGCTAATCGCTCAATACCGAACAACTCTGGCAGTATCGAAAACGTCACGTATTTCAAGCTAGATGTGCTGAATGAGGAAAGCGTGCGCCACTTTTTTGATGAGGTAACGCAAAAATACGGTGTGCCCGATGCGTTGGTAAATGTGGTGGGCGGTTACAAAGCAGGTGACCCGGTTTCAAAACTGACGCTGGCGGATTTGCAAGAGCAATTTGACCTCAATCTGAAATCGGCTTTCCTGATTACCAAATATGCCGTACAAACAATGGAGCAAAAGGGCGGCAGTATTGTGCATGCTTCCAGCCGCGCCGCTGTGGATAGAGGGAAAAACTCTTTCGCCTACAGCATGAGCAAGCAAGGAGTTTTGCGATTGGTGGAAGCAACCGCCGCTGAACTCAAAGGCAAAAGCCTGACTATCAACGCCATTATGCCTAGCATCATTGATACACCCGCCAACCGGAGCGCAATGCCGGAGGCAGATACTACCAAATGGCCGAAGCCGGAGCAAATTGCGCGAGTAGTGATGTTTCTAACCTCGCCAGATGCCGAGCTTATCAACGGCGCAGCAATCCCGGTTTATGGCAAGGCTTAG
- a CDS encoding TldD/PmbA family protein, with protein sequence MRDLANIALDAALLRGATYADIRFVTDKTQNVQVKNGVVESLSLNESAGFGVRVVADGAWGFSSSSLVTRSEIERVTAEAVAIAKASASVHRRPVQLGNPVSVVAKYSTPVEIPVFSVPIEQQIELLLQADATMRSVKGIHVAKGFISVLNTSKIFASSEGSYIEQELSEAGAGIECYAVGEGSFQRRSYPNSEGGQWETGGYEVIPRLVLPEHANRIAEQAIQLLTAPICPNKVTTLVLDASQVALQVHESCGHPTELDRVFGMEASFAGTSFLTTEKLGKLKYGSDIVNITADATAPRGLGTFGYDDEGIKATRTPLVQNGLFVNYLTDRETAAVLGQQSNGTARADSWNRIPLIRMTNINLEPGNGGSLDDLIGGVDDGIYMETNKSWSIDDKRLNFQFGLEAAWEIKNGKLGQLYRNPAYTGMTPQFWGSAQAIGSRDSWNIWAIPNCGKGEPMQGMHVGHGAAPVRFHNIKVFGAEG encoded by the coding sequence ATGCGCGACCTTGCAAATATAGCTTTAGATGCCGCTCTCTTGAGAGGGGCTACTTATGCGGATATTCGCTTTGTAACCGATAAAACCCAAAATGTTCAGGTAAAAAATGGCGTGGTGGAATCGCTATCTCTCAACGAAAGCGCCGGGTTTGGGGTGAGGGTTGTGGCAGATGGTGCATGGGGCTTTAGCAGCAGCAGTTTGGTTACAAGGTCTGAAATAGAGCGTGTTACCGCCGAAGCAGTGGCAATTGCTAAAGCCTCTGCCAGCGTTCACCGCCGCCCGGTACAATTAGGCAATCCGGTTTCAGTGGTGGCTAAATACAGCACCCCGGTTGAGATTCCGGTTTTCAGTGTGCCGATAGAACAGCAGATTGAGCTTTTGCTACAAGCGGATGCGACTATGCGTAGCGTCAAGGGTATCCACGTGGCGAAAGGTTTTATCAGCGTATTGAATACCAGCAAGATTTTCGCCAGCAGCGAAGGCAGTTATATTGAGCAGGAATTGAGTGAAGCAGGCGCAGGTATCGAGTGTTATGCGGTAGGCGAAGGCAGTTTCCAAAGGCGCAGTTACCCGAACTCGGAAGGGGGGCAATGGGAAACCGGGGGCTATGAAGTTATACCACGGTTGGTTCTGCCTGAGCATGCGAACCGCATAGCGGAACAGGCAATACAATTGCTCACCGCGCCTATCTGTCCTAATAAAGTTACCACGTTGGTTTTGGATGCTAGCCAAGTAGCCTTGCAAGTGCATGAAAGCTGTGGGCATCCCACCGAATTGGATCGGGTTTTTGGTATGGAAGCCAGTTTTGCCGGAACCAGTTTTTTGACTACCGAGAAGCTCGGAAAATTAAAATACGGTTCGGATATTGTAAATATCACTGCCGATGCCACTGCCCCGCGTGGGCTTGGCACTTTTGGTTACGATGACGAAGGTATCAAAGCCACTCGCACCCCCCTTGTACAGAATGGGCTTTTCGTGAATTATCTTACCGACCGGGAAACTGCCGCTGTGCTTGGTCAGCAGTCGAACGGCACTGCCCGCGCCGATAGTTGGAATCGTATCCCGCTCATTCGCATGACCAATATCAACCTCGAACCGGGCAACGGGGGTTCGCTGGATGATTTAATCGGTGGTGTGGATGACGGCATCTATATGGAAACCAATAAAAGCTGGAGTATTGATGACAAACGCCTCAATTTTCAGTTTGGTCTGGAAGCCGCTTGGGAAATAAAGAACGGTAAATTGGGTCAGCTGTACCGTAACCCTGCCTACACCGGCATGACTCCCCAGTTCTGGGGTAGCGCCCAGGCAATCGGCAGTCGCGATAGCTGGAATATTTGGGCAATACCGAACTGTGGCAAGGGCGAGCCAATGCAGGGAATGCACGTTGGGCATGGCGCAGCCCCGGTGCGTTTTCATAATATTAAGGTATTCGGGGCAGAAGGTTAA